From Euzebyales bacterium:
CCAGTGCCGCGACGTGGCGGAACGTCGGCTCGACCAAAGGCGTTGGCCGGTCCTACGCGCCGGCGTGGGTGGGGATGATCGGCCAGGCCTCCAACGTCAAGAAGGCACGTATCGGCATCTACAACGGGGACACGCGGTCCCGGTCGATTCAGACGAGCCGCTACGTGAGTTGCACGAACAGCAACTACAATTACACGTCGGGGAGCAAGAATGCCTCACACTCCGTGGCGGCGAAGTCGTGGAAATGGGTGACGATCTTCTCGCGAACGAACAGTTGGGATCACTGCGAGATCGACGTCGACGCGTACAACTTCAACCTGAGAGGGCCGCTGCGGCTCCGGGTCCAAGTCCAGTAGCCCCGATCCACTAGTGGGCTGTCGCTGAAGTTGTTTGTGGCTTGAGTTTGGCGAGGATGTCGTCGGCGGCCTTGGTCCACACGAACGGTTCGCAGTGCTCGTTGTACGCGTCGATGTAGGTGCGGATCGCCGCGATGAGGTCGTCGACCGAGGTGAAGCTGCCGCGGTGGATGGCCTGGCGGGTGATGATCGCAAAGAACGTCTCCACGAGGTTCAGCCAGCTGGCCGACGTCGGCGTGAAGTGCAGCGTGATCCGCGGGTGGCGGGCCAGCCATCGCTGCACGTTGTCGTGCTTGTGGGT
This genomic window contains:
- a CDS encoding IS630 family transposase yields the protein KSQIQALDRTQPMLPVRPGLPASRTHDYVRHGTTTLFAALEVATGKVTDACYPRHRHQEFLRFLKQVAKAYPRVKLHIVCDNYATHKHDNVQRWLARHPRITLHFTPTSASWLNLVETFFAIITRQAIHRGSFTSVDDLIAAIRTYIDAYNEHCEPFVWTKAADDILAKLKPQTTSATAH